In Granulicella mallensis MP5ACTX8, the sequence TTCAGGATCTTCGGAGCGATGCCGCCGCCAAGATAGATTCCTCCCGCTGCGAGAACCTTCAACGCAACGTTGCCTGCCTCCGCGCCAAAGGCTCCAGTGAAGATCTGCAGGGTTTCGAAGCAGATCTCGCTTGATCCATCCTCGGCGCACTGGCCGATTACAGCGTTCGGGTCTTCTGCCGCCATGCGGTCGCGCAGCCAGCTTGGCTCTTCCATCTTCTGATCGTCGCGCAGGAAAGAATAGATGTTCTTGATGCCAAGCCCCGAGACAACACGCTCAAAGCTGACGCGTCCGGCGAGTGTGCGGCGGAGATATTGAAGGAGAGCGATCTCGCGGTCGGTCCTCGCCGCGAAGTCCGAGTGGCCTCCCTCAGACGGCAGCGGAATGTGCTGATGACGCAGGCTGTCCCAGATCAACAGGCACTCGCCCAGGCCCGTGCCGGCCGATACCAGCCCGCGATGCCCTATCGCTCCCGGGTCGCCCTGGTGCAGCGTGAAGACCTTGGCCTGCGCGAGTTCAGGAATGCCGTAGCCATTCGCTTCGAGATCGTTGATCAAGAAGATGTGCTCGATGCCGAGCGACTTCTGCAGGTCGCGCGTATCGAGCGTCCAGGGCAGGTTCGTCAGCTTCAGGCGACCGTCGCGCACAGGTCCGGGGCAGCCGAAGCACGAGGCGATGATCTCCTTCTTGGAGGTCTCTTCGCTGGCAAGAAATTCTTCGACGATATCGTCGAGACACTTATAGTGCGTCGCAGGAAACTTGTGATCGCGAACCGGCACAAGTTTGCCGCCCGCGAAGTTGTAAAGAGCCAGATGGACTTTTGTGCCGCCAACATCACCTGCAAGAATCATGTACGCCTCTAAGTTTGCGGCACGGGTAAACCTGTGCCTTTAACGAAACATTGCTTCCAGTTTTCTTTTAAAGCCACAGCTCTTCAAAACAAGCCGAAGCCTCGGCTCTACCTTCTACTTTTTAACGGTTCCTTGTCTACTGCCGTTGCTTCTTTAGAGCTACGGTCTTTTTATATCTCCAGCGTGCCCACTTTATTGCTTCCATCGGGCGTGGTGAAGACTTCGCTTGCCTTGGGCAGCTTGGCGGCAGCAGCTTCGTCGAGCAGGAAGAGCAGCTTGCCGTTTGAGGGGCGAATCAGCTGCGAAGGCAGACGTTCGGGGTCGCGAGGACCCGTCAATACTTCTGCCAGAATGTCCGTCTTGCTGGGGCCTTCGATCTCAAACGCCACTTCTGTCGCCTGGTTGATGACCGGCCACGTCAGCGAGATGCGCCAGGTGTCCTTCTGCGGAACGTGGTTCGCGATGACCAGACGATTCAGCTCATCCAGTCCGGCCGTGTTGGGAAACAGCGACGCGGTATGGCCATCGGGGCCCATGCCCAGAGCGACCAGGTCGAACACCGGGGACTCTGCGCCTTCGAGCTTCATCGTGTTGCGCAACAGGCTCTCGTAACGTGAGGCTGCCTGTTCGGGATCGAGCTCGCCTTCCATGCGGAAGACATTAGCCTCGGGAATCGGCACCTTGCTCAATAGCAGGTCGCGGCATACGCCATAGTTCGACTCCGGATGATCCGGCGCGACACAGCGCTCATCCACCCAGAAGAGCTGCAGCTTGTCCCACGGAACGGTCGTGAGGAACGGCTGGGATGGATCGGCCAATAGCTTGAAGGTCGCCTGCGGCGTCGAGCCGCCGGAGATCGCAATGCGGGCAATCCCGCGTGTAGCGACAGCCTGCTCCACGCGCGCAGCCAGCAGCCGCGCCGAAGCCAGCGCAACCTCAGCCGGCGAAGACCAAACCTTGTATGTAACAGTGACGGGACGCGGCATAGTGTTCTCAGTTCTCCGTTGTCAGTACTTCGCGGTTCCTGGTGAATCAGGTTCCGCGTAGATCATGATTCTTTGGATGCATCCTAAGAGGCTTATAACGAGCGTCCGGGTCAGAACAATCATCTGACCCGGACGCCTATCTGTTTCCTGTTTGCTACTTCCTGTTTCCTGCTTTAGAGCTTCCGCCACTTCCGGCCGTCGCTCTTGAGCATGGCGTCCGAAGCTGCCGGCCCCCAGGTTCCCGCAGCGTAGTTCGGGAAGTCCTTGACCGGGTCCTTCGCCCAGGCTTCGAGGAGCGGGGTGATCAGCGACCAGGTCGCCTCCACACCGTCGCGATGCGCGAACAGGGTTCCGTCGCCGAGCATGGCATCGAGCAATAGACGCTCGTAGCCGTTCGCCGAGGAAGCACCGAACGCGTCGGCATAGCTGAAGTTCATGTTCACCGAGCTCATGCTCATGTTCGGGCCGGGGACCTTGGCTGCAAAGCGCAGCGCGATGCCCTCGTCCGGC encodes:
- the glk gene encoding glucokinase, encoding MILAGDVGGTKVHLALYNFAGGKLVPVRDHKFPATHYKCLDDIVEEFLASEETSKKEIIASCFGCPGPVRDGRLKLTNLPWTLDTRDLQKSLGIEHIFLINDLEANGYGIPELAQAKVFTLHQGDPGAIGHRGLVSAGTGLGECLLIWDSLRHQHIPLPSEGGHSDFAARTDREIALLQYLRRTLAGRVSFERVVSGLGIKNIYSFLRDDQKMEEPSWLRDRMAAEDPNAVIGQCAEDGSSEICFETLQIFTGAFGAEAGNVALKVLAAGGIYLGGGIAPKILKTMQNGTFTQGFLDKGRLSPLLETIPVRIILDDTCALLGAAAYAEARAAEISGHSERAASFHSS
- the pgl gene encoding 6-phosphogluconolactonase, translating into MPRPVTVTYKVWSSPAEVALASARLLAARVEQAVATRGIARIAISGGSTPQATFKLLADPSQPFLTTVPWDKLQLFWVDERCVAPDHPESNYGVCRDLLLSKVPIPEANVFRMEGELDPEQAASRYESLLRNTMKLEGAESPVFDLVALGMGPDGHTASLFPNTAGLDELNRLVIANHVPQKDTWRISLTWPVINQATEVAFEIEGPSKTDILAEVLTGPRDPERLPSQLIRPSNGKLLFLLDEAAAAKLPKASEVFTTPDGSNKVGTLEI